Proteins found in one Homalodisca vitripennis isolate AUS2020 chromosome 4, UT_GWSS_2.1, whole genome shotgun sequence genomic segment:
- the LOC124360514 gene encoding cuticle protein 21-like: protein MAFKLFLFAAFVAAARAGVIGAPAVLAPAGPAYAAHAYAAPAYAAPAYASPYVAHAPVVAKVAAPVAYAAHGPVVAAPVVAKAYAAAPADEYDPHPQYSYAYDIKDALTGDSKSQHESRDGDVVQGSYSLVEPDGSVRTVDYTADPVNGFNAVVHKTAGVVAAPVVAKVAAPVAYAAHAPVVAAPVAYAAHAPVVAKAVAPAYYG, encoded by the exons ATGGCATTCAAG CTTTTCCTCTTCGCCGCCTTCGTGGCCGCCGCCCGTGCCGGAGTCATCGGCGCCCCTGCCGTCCTCGCCCCTGCTGGCCCCGCCTACGCCGCCCATGCCTACGCCGCCCCTGCCTACGCCGCCCCCGCCTACGCTTCTCCCTATGTTGCTCACGCTCCCGTCGTCGCTAAGGTCGCCGCTCCCGTGGCTTACGCCGCCCACGGCCCCGTTGTCGCTGCCCCAGTGGTCGCTAAGGCCTACGCCGCCGCCCCCGCTGACGAGTACGATCCCCATCCCCAGTACAGCTACGCCTACGACATCAAGGACGCTCTGACCGGAGACTCCAAGAGCCAGCACGAGAGCCGCGACGGAGACGTCGTCCAGGGATCCTACAGCCTGGTCGAGCCTGACGGTTCCGTCCGTACCGTCGACTACACCGCCGACCCCGTCAACGGATTCAACGCCGTCGTCCACAAGACCGCCGGAGTCGTCGCCGCCCCCGTCGTCGCCAAGGTTGCTGCCCCCGTGGCTTACGCCGCCCACGCTCCCGTCGTCGCCGCCCCCGTGGCTTACGCCGCCCACGCTCCCGTCGTCGCCAAGGCCGTCGCCCCTGCCTACTACGGTTAA